Below is a genomic region from Helicobacter pylori.
TTTTCATTGTCTAGGCAAATGTAAGTCATGTCATGCCCTCTTTCCATGCAACCGCTGATGAATTGAAAACCAATATCATAACTGGCCCCATCGCCCCCAAACGCCACGAATTTTGGTTTTTGACCTTGATAGCGCCCCTTATTCACTAGCGCTTTATACATCGCTTCCACCCCTGAAATCGCCGTAGAGCCATTTTCAAAACCAATATGGATCCAAGGCACATCCCATGAAGTGTGAGGATACACAGCCGAGCATACCTCTAAACAACCGGTAGAATTGCCTAAAACAATAGGCCCATCTACAGCGTTTAAAACTTCGCGCACAATAATGCCATGCCCACAACCCGGACAAAGCAAGTGCGAGCCTTGAAATTTTTCAGCGCTTTGGCTAAAACCTTTGAGTGTTTTGACTTCTTTTACCATGATATTTCCTTTTTAAAAAAAGCTCATTTTAGGGCCGTGCAAGCCTACGAATTGTTGGGTAGGGTGCGTGAGCGTGCCTTTAAGAGCGTCTTCATTGATTTCTTCAAAAATTCCGCATAAATGCGCGATTGTCATATCCCTTTCGCCTAAACCATAAATGTAGTTAGACACCACAGGGTGTTTAGTCCCTTGCGTTTGATACACCGCGCTCGTTACCTCATTAAACATCGCCCCCATAGCGCCCGCTGGAGAGCTCTTATCTAAAATCGCTAAAGCTTTAAGATTTTTCAAATCCTGCCCTAATCTTTCATAAGGGAAAGGGCGCAAGGAATGGATGGTAGCCACGCCGGCCTTAATGCCTTTTTTATGCATTTCTTTAGCTGCTACGATCGCTGATTCATAAGTGGTGCCTAACGCAAAGATAGCGATTTCAGCGTCTTCTAGCTGGAAAGTTTTAGTCAAATGGTATTGTCTGCCGGTGAGTTTAGCGAAATCATTAAACACTTCTTCAATCACAGAAGACGCGCTCATGATCGCATGGTGGAGTTGGGCTTTATGCTCATAATGCCATTCTTCTTCGGCTTGCGCGCCATAGCTTACCGGTTTATCAAAATCCAAAAGCGAATGCTTGGTTTGGTATTCGCCTACGAATTGATAAGCCACTGCATCGCTCAAAGGGCGGACATTTTGCACGGTGTGCGAGCATAAAAACCCGTCTTGATTGACAATAGTAGGCACGCGCACCTTTTGATGCTCTGCGATTCTAAACGCCATTAAAGTGAAATCATAAGCTTCTTGGGGGTTGCATGTGCATAAACTTATCCAGCCAGAATCCCTGCTTAAATACATATCAGAATGATCGCCATGGATATTCAAAGGGGCTGCTAAAGCACGATTGACTAAATTCAAAACGATAGGCAAACGCATCCCAGAAGCTTGGTATAAAACCTCTACCATTAACGCCAAACCTTGAGAGCTAGTCGCAGTGCTGACCCTCCCGCCTGCAGCAGCGGCTCCCACGCATGCACTCATGGCAGCATGCTCAGATTCCACTAAAACGAATTCGCCATCAATATAACCATTATCCTTAAACGAGCCATAATTTTGCACAATGGGCGTTGATGGGGTGATAGGATAGGCTGCGATGACATCAATTTGAGCCTGTCTCAAAGCGTTAGAACTAGCGGTATTGCCATCCCACACTTCTATCTCTTGCAATTCAATACTTCTTGCCATATTTTTTCCTTATGATTTTTTCTTTTCTTGTTTTTGCGGCCATTGAGTGAGGGCGGTAGCGGGCTCAATTTGTTCTTCAAACATCCATAGCGATTTAGGGTTGGTGGGGCAGACATCCACGCACACGCCACAGCCTTTACAATGAGAATAATCCACGCCTTTTAACTTGCCCTCTCTTGAAAGAATGGCAGCGTCTGGGCAATAAACCCAACAATTAAAGCAATTGATGCAAATATTATTGTTATGCACAGGCTTAGCCACGCGCCAATGAGCCACTGAAGTGGTGAAGTAGCTTTGCTCGGTGTAATGGCGCTCATCGTTGTGTTTTTCCATTTCGCTTTGTGCGTTTTTTTCAAAAGGGAAGAGCACCGCTCCCATTTCAAATTCATTCCAATCTTTCATCTTTGTTCCTTAATGTTATTGAACTTCTTCATAAGCTCTTTGGATAGCGAGCATGTTAGCGTCAATGACTTCTTGCGTGAGTTTTTTGCCTAAAACTTTCTTAAAAGCTTCTTTAAAAGCCCCGATTTCAAGCATGCCAGACACTTTCATTAACGCCCCTAGCATGGGCGTGTTAGGGATGGGGCGTTTTAAGGTTTCCATAGAGATTTTTAAACAATCCACTAAAAACACCTTACGGGTTTTTAATTCAGGTTTTTTTTCAAACAATTCTTCTTTGTTAAGATAGCTGGTGATGATATAAGTCGTGTCTTCTTTTTCATTGGCGAAGATGTTTTCAATGAAAACCAAACCCGGATCAATCACCAGCACATAATCAGGCTGCATGAAGCGTTCATGATTTAAAATAGGCTCATCATCAATGCGGTTATAAGCCATCATAGCAGCCCCCCTTTTAGCTGAACCATAGGAAGCGAACGCTTGCACTTCTTTGCCTGTTTTTGAAATCACATCGGCTAGCCCTTTAGCGCCAGTGATAGCGCCTTGACCCGCTCGCGCATGCCATCTAATTTGAAACATGGTAATATGTCTCCTTAATATCGTATAAGATAAATTGAATTTAGCCTAAGATTATACAAGAAAAATCATTAACATGTCTTATAACAACACCTTTTTAAGAATTTTTATAGAAAAATGGGGGCATACCCACAAGAATTATGGCTATTTTATGGCTATTTATTCTAAAAAGATAGGCGTTCTTAATCAAAATCACTAATATTTATTTTAAACTTTGTTATTATTTAGGGTGTGATTTGATTTTAGTCTGTATGGGGCAAGTGTGGGGTAGGATAACATAAGGAATTGGGTTATGAATAAAACAAATAAAACAATGGTTAAAATATTGATGGGCATGGCGTTATTATCATCGCTTCAAGCCGCAGAGGCAGATCTTGATGAAAAATCAAAAAAACCTAAATTTGCGGACAGGAATACGTTTTATTTGGGGGTTGGGTATCAGCTTAGCGCGATCAACACATCTTTTAGCACCGAGTCTGTGGATAAATCGTATTTTATGACCGGCAATGGCTTTGGTGTGGTGTTAGGGGGGAAGTTTGTGGCTAAAACGCAAGCTGTAGAGCATGTGGGTTTTCGTTACGGGTTGTTTTATGATCAGACCTTTTCTTCTCACAAATCCTATATTTCTACCTATGGTTTGGAATTTAGCGGTTTGTGGGACGCTTTCAATTCGCAAAAAATGTTTTTAGGGTTAGAGTTTGGTGTAGGCATCGCTGGGGCGACTTACATGCCAGGAGGGGCTATGCATGGGATTATCGCTCAAAATTTAGGCAAAGAAAATTCGCTTTTCCAATTGCTTGTGAAAGTGGGTTTTCGTTTTGGCTTTTTCCACAATGAAATCACTTTCGGGTTGAAATTCCCTTTCATTCCTAACAAAAGAACTGAAATCGTTGATGGCTTGAGTGCGACTACTTTATGGCACCGCTTACCGGTAGCTTATTTCAATTATATCTATAATTTTTAGATATGGTTATTTAGAGGTTTTAGATTTGACAAAATCAATTAACTCTCGTGTGTCTATGGTTAGGGTTAAGAATTGCTGATAGGTGGTGATCCACTTGCCCCCTTTCCCATACAAATGATACCCATCGCCTCCGCCTAAAAAGTTAAAAAACGCATCCGCTCGCACGCTCACCCATTTGTTTTTATAAACATAATAAAGCCCTATCATATCAAAATTAGGGGCTCTATACCATGGCAACCCGGTATAAAGGGATTGGCCATAAGTGGCATAAAAGTGCATTTGGGGTTTGTTGGAAAAATAGTATCTGTTAAAAATCCCAAAGCCTTTGTATTGTGCTTGGGCGTAAAATTCCCCCCCAAAGCTGTTATAAAATTGAGCGTTTTGACACTCGCTAGCATAACGCACGCAATAATGGGTTTGAGACGACTGCGTGCCAAAGGTCATAAAAATATTATCCATATAAGGCATGAGATTTTTAAAATCCGCTTTTAAATAAGCATGGTAATAGACTCTATCTAAAATGGTAGGGTTAGAGTATTTCCCTATTTCTCCGCCTTGTGGGTTATTTTTTTGACTGAAATAGGGGTAGCCATTAGGCCATTGTGGGGTTACATCGCCTGGTTTTAAGTAAGAATTACCGCCGTAAGGGTAATTATCTCCCATGCTATGATGGCTGGCGTTATGAAAAATGACAAGCTGCCCCCCCAAACCTAAATACCCTTTAAGAAACTGAAATTCTGAAGAAACAAAATACAAGAATTGATCAAAATCGTAATTTTTCTTTTTGGGCTGGTTGTTCCAATTACGCCCCCCATACCAATCCACAACGCCCTCAAACCACCCATTCCACCAGCGGTTAGGATCATAAGCTGGTTTGAATTGAAACGCTCCTCCCCTAAAAGTAGGGTCTATAAACCAAAAAAGTTTTTTAAAAGCGCTTAAAGGGTAATGCCCTATTTGATAGCTTCGCGGCACAATGCCTAAAAAAAATCTCAAATTTTTCCCTATGTATTGGTAATACATGGTAACCCCCCACGAATAAGGGAAATAGCTATAATGCGTGTGTAAATTTTGAATAAACCACGCCCCAAACATCAAGGCCTGTCTTTTGTCTAATTGGACGCCGATTTGAGGCATGAGACGACCTTGCATTTTGGTTAGGCTATTCCAATAGGGGTTGTTATTTGGGGCCACTAAATTGAAATTAAAGCTCATGAACTTCAAGTCATAGACAAAACTAGCCGCTTTCATTAAAGGCGCTATTAAAAAACCTGAAAACAACAACGCATAAAGAGATTTTTTTAAGAAAATCAAACTAAAATACAGCCCCTTTCATCATCTTTTAAAATTGCAGCATTTAAAATAGCGACATTTTATTTAAAGACAAGATACGATTTTAAATTAACTTTCATTAAAAACAACATAAAAACCAAAAACAGAACCCTTTCAAGTTCGGTTTTTTTTTGGATAAAATAGCTTTAAAAAAGGGTGTTTAATTTTTATGACTTCATATTCAAGCCATTCTTTTAAAGAACAAGATTTTCATATCCCTATCGCTTTTGCTTTTGATAAGAATTACCTCATTCCTGCGGGCGCGTGTATTTATTCCTTGCTAGAAAGCATCGCTAAAGCCAATAAAAAAATTCGTTACACCCTATACGCTTTAGTGGTGGGCTTGAATGAAGAAGATGAAGCAAAACTCCACCAAATTACAGAGCCTTTTAAAGAATTTGCCACTTTAGAAGTGAAAGACATTGAACCTTTTTTAGACACTATCCCTAACCCTTTTGATGAGGATTTCACCAAGCGTTTTTCTAAAATGGTGTTAGTGAAGTATTTTCTAGCGGATTTGTTCCCCAAATATTCCAAAATGGTGTGGAGCGATGTGGATGTCATCTTTTGCAATGAATTTAGTGCTGATTTCTTAAGCATTAAAGAAGATGATGAGAATTATTTTTATGGGGTTTTAGAAGTTGAAAAGCACCACATGATGGAAGGGTTTTTGTTTTGTCATTTAGATTACCAGCGCAAGAAAAATTTCACCTTAAGAATGCATGATCTTTTAAAGGGGAATGAGGCTAAAGGGGAGTTGGATTTCACGAAATGGTGTTGGCCTAACATGAAAGCTTTAGGGATTGAGTATTGCGTTTTCCCCTTCTATTACACCATTAAAGATTTTTCTAACGCGTATTTAAACGAGAATTACAAGAAAACCATTTTAGAGGCGCTCAAAAACCCTACCATTATCCACTATGACGCTTGGTGGGGGGCGGTGAAGCCTTGGGATTACCCTTTTGGTTTAAAAGCGGATTTATGGCTGAACACTTTGGCTAAAACCCCTTTTATGAGCGATTACACTAAAAAAATGCACACCAATGAGAGCTTTTATACCACAAAAATGGCTGAGCAGCATTATTTTTCTTCAGTAAAATCTTCAAAAGAAATTGTTTTCAAGGCTCCGTATTTGTTTTTCAAATCGTATCTGTTTGTTGTGTTTAAAGAAAGGAAAATCCATTCAAGAGTTTTTGAATTAACTTGTGGTTTAGTGAAAAAATTTTTCAATAAGCTTATTTATTTTGGGTTTTTGATGCCTAAAGCGTTAGCTAAAAGGGTGGTTAGTAAGATCCTTAGAGTTTTAGGGCTTCATGGGATTGCTAAAAAAATTCTAATCAAACTCAAGCTCTTAAAAAAGAGCTAGAGTAAAGGGGTTAAAACCCTTCTTTAAATTAATTTATTAACTTTCATTAAAAACAACATAAAAACCAAAAACAGAACCCTTTCAAGTTCGGTTTTTTTTTGGATAAAATAGCTTTAAAAAAGGGTGTTTAATTTTTATGACTTCATATTCAAGCCATTCTTTTAAAGAACAAGATTTTCATATCCCTATCGCTTTTGCTTTTGATAAGAATTACCTCATTCCTGCGGGCGCGTGTATTTATTCCTTGCTAGAAAGCATCGCTAAAGCCAATAAAAAAATTCGTTACACCCTATACGCTTTAGTGGTGGGCTTGAATGAAGAAGATGAAGCAAAACTCCACCAAATTACAGAGCCTTTTAAAGAATTTGCCACTTTAGAAGTGAAAGACATTGAACCTTTTTTAGACACTATCCCTAACCCTTTTGATGAGGATTTCACCAAGCGTTTTTCTAAAATGGTGTTAGTGAAGTATTTTCTAGCGGATTTGTTCCCCAAATATTCCAAAATGGTGTGGAGCGATGTGGATGTCATCTTTTGCAATGAATTTAGTGCTGATTTCTTAAGCATTAAAGAAGATGATGAGAATTATTTTTATGGGGTTTATGACAGAATATACCCATATGAAGGCTTTTTTTATTGCAACTTAACTTACCAACGAAAAAACCAATTTTGTAAAAAAATATTAGAAACCATGCACACACAAAAAATAGATAAAGAACCGCAATTAACAGAATTTTGTCGATCAAAGATCGCACCATTAAAAATAGAGTATTGCATTTTCCCACACTATTATAGTCTTTCTGAAGAGCATTTAAGGGGTGTGGTCAATGCAATTTATCATAACACCATTAAACAAGCCTTAAGAGAACCTATCGTTATACAATACGACTCCCATCCTTATTTTCAAATAAAACCTTGGACATATCCTTTTGGTTTAAAAGCGGATTTATGGCTGAACGCTTTGGCTAAAACCCCTTTTATGAGCGATTGGTCTTATTTGATCACAGGAGGTGGGGAGATAGGTGGAGAAAAATGGCACTACTACCATAGCATTATTGCTTATCATTACTACTTCCCTTTATGGAAAACAGAAGAACAGATCGCCCATGACGCTTTTAAGACATTTTTGAATCATTATTCTTTACACATTCATGAGATTCCCAAAAACGCAAGGCGAAGATTATTTAAATACTGCATTTCAATACCACTCAAGAGTCTTATTAGTAAAACCCTTAAAATCCTAGGGCTTCATGGGATTGTTAAAAAAATCCTACTCAAGCTCTTAAAAAAGAGCTAGAGCCAAAGCCTTTAATCAAACGATTTTTTCATATCAATCACATAGCGGAATTTCGCTTTCCCATGGGTTAGGTTATGATAGGCGGTGTCAATATCCTTGCCTAAAATCAAATCTATTTCAGGGTAAATATTGTGTTTGATAGAAAAATCCATCATCTCTTGGGTTTCTTTAATGCCCCCAATCAATGAGCCATAAACCTTGCGATTGCCTAAATGGATAAAATCAAAAACGCTAAGCGTTGGAGCAACTTCTACAGGGGGGAGTCCCACAAGGGCTAGATCGCCATTATAAGTTAAGAGCTTGAGATAGTCTTTTAAATCATAATGGGTAGGAATGGTTGAAATGATAAAATCCAATTCTTCTTTGCATTGTTTAGGGTCGGTGTAGAAATGTTGAACCCCCATGCTTAAAGCGTCTTGCTTTTTGTGTTCATTTCTTGCAAAAACGCTCACTTCAGCCCCCATAGCCACAGCGTATTTAACCGCCATGCTTCCTAGCCCACCAAACCCAGCGACACCAACTTTTGTGCCTTTAGTAACCTTAGAAAATTTTAAGGGCGAATAAGTGGTGATGCCCGCGCAAAGCAAGGGGGCTACTTTTTCTAAAGGAGCGTTTTTATCCACGCTAATCACATAGTTTTCATCCACGACAATATTATTAGAGTATCCGCCCATGTGGGGTTCATTGCCATGGAAAGAATCCAAACAATCATAAGTGAATACCACTTTGGCGCAAAATTGCTCTTGGTGTTCTTTACAGGGCTTACACGCTTTGCATGAATTGACAAAACAGCCCACGCCCACCACATCGCCGACCTTAAATTTCTTAACTTCCTTACCCACTTCTTTGATGACCCCAGCAATTTCATGCCCAGGAATCATAGGATAGATGCCTTCTTTCCATTCGCTATAAGCGCTATGAATATCGCTATGGCAAATCCCTGCATAAAGAATGTCAATCAACACATCTTTAGGGCCTACAGCATGGCGGCTAAAATCATGGGGTTTGAAATGCCCGTCTTTAGAAAAAATAGCAAAACCTTTAGATGGAACTCTCATTAAAACTCCTTGTTTGATTAAAATACCGCTATTGTATTGTTTTTATGGTTTACTTATGTTTCTATAGGTTTAACTAATTTTATAATTGTTGGTTACATGGTATCGTTGTTTGGTGCGCTCAAACACACCCCTTGTATAATCCCGTTTCTATCTTAACGCTGCTATATCTTATCATGCAGCAAGTAATTCTCTAACGCAATGCCCGCCCCATCAAGTCCGGGAGTTTTTTTCAGCACGACATGCACAGGGATAGAAGCGAGAAACGCTCCCATGCGCCCTTTCGTTTCAAAGCGTGCTCTAAAGGGCGAAGTTTTAAAATAATCAATGAATCGTGGGATAATCCCCCCACACAAATACACGCCCCCTCTAGCCCCCAAAGTGAGAGCCACATCAGCAGCGAGCGTGCCTAGCATGGAGCAAAAAGTGTCCAAGGTCAATCGGCATATAGGGTAATCCCCATTCAAAGCGCGTTCGCTAATGATTTGTGGGGTTAATTCAGCCTTGCTTAACTTCGCCACTTTTTCTAAACTTTTGCGTTTAGACAGGGCTTCATAAATCAACACCAAACCGCTCCCACTCAAAAACCTTTCCGCGCTCACATGGTTGAATTTAGAGCGGGCGTATTGCCACACTAAAATTTCTAAATCATCAAAAGGGGCAAAGCTCACATGCCCTCCTTCACCGGGCAAGACTTTCAAAGAGCCATCGCTGTTTTGGATAAGAGTGCTTACCCCAAGCCCGGTTCCTGGCCCTAAAATCGCTTTAGGGGCGTTGATTTCGCACTTAATCCCGCCTATTTGAGCCAGATCGTTTTCTTGCATCGCGCTAATGGCATAGGCTTGCGCGACAAAATCATTGATGACAAGCAATTTTTTTAAATTCAAACATTGCCGTGTCGTTTCAATAGAAAAAGTCCAGTGATTGTTAGTCATTTGGACAAAATCCCCCATAATGGGCGTAGCCACAGCAAAAGAGCCATAAATAGGGTGCAGTTTAAGGCTTTCTTTGCATTTAGAAAGATAAAATCGCACTGCATCGCTCAAACTTTCAAAATCTTCGCACCGCAAGACTTCAATGCATTCAATCTGTCGTGGGGCGACTTCCAAGCCAAAGCGCGCGTTCGTGCCGCCAATATCGGCTAATAGTCTCGGGTAAGTTTCAGTTTTTGGCATAAAACACCTCCGTGGTAACTTTTTTAGAATGTAAAATCCGAGCAATCGGCAGAGAATAGGGAGCGTTTTCTTTTAAAGCTTTTTCTAAAACCTCCCTTTTTTGCACCCCACTAACGCTTAAGAAAAGTTTTTCGCAATTTTCTAAGGCGTTAATAGACATGCTCAGGCGCTCATAAGGAGCGTTAGCGGGCTTAGTCAAGACGATATTTTCTTTTTCTTCGTTTAAAAAAGCGCTCGTTTCGGGAAAAAGGCTAGCCGTATGCCCATCAGTCCCCATGCCCAAAATGGCTAAATGAGGCTGTTTGAAATGCTGGTTAGCAAAATGAAAAAGCGCGTTTGTATCGCCAGAAATCTTTTTGGGCAAAAGCGGGATGAAAGAAGCTTTTAGGGCGTTATTTTGCAATAAGTAATCGTGTAATAATTTGGTGTTGCTATCATTGTGGCTTGTGTCTATGATGCGTTCATCTACTAAACTGACTAAACACTCATGCCATTTGAGATCTAAAACGCTCAATTTTTGCAACAAACTAATGGGCGAACGGCCCCCAGAAAAAGCGATAGAAACTTGATGGTGCTTTTTTAAGGCGGTGTTAAAAAATTCTTTAAAACGCTCTATTAAAGCCTTGTGGCAATCTTTCAAATTTTCAAATTCAAACAATTGATAACCCATAAAATCCCTTTTATTGATAGAGTGGTTTTAAAAATTCGGATTCGTTTAGATTATGGCTTTCATAGGAATATAAGGGCGTGGCGTTATTCATAAAACCTTCTATGAGCGTGTCAATAAAAACCCATGACGCTTCTAATTCCAACTGGTGGGCGAAATTATTGTGGTTATTTTGTATCGCATCATAGAGCAATTTAGCGTAGGGCTGTAAAAATTCTTGTTTGTGATGGGTTTCTAAAATAAGGGGGTTTTGATGATCTTTTAGGGTGAGGGTGATTTTATCTTGAGAGAGGAAAAATTCTAGCGTATTGACTGCATTAAAATGGATTTTCGCGCTCGCTTGGTTGCTAGGCATTTTTTTAGCGTGCTTAAGGTAGAAAGGCACGCCTTTAAATTTAGGCGTATCCAAAAAGGCTTTAATAGCGACAAGAGTCTCTGTTTGGCTCTCTTTATTGACCTTATTTTCATCTCTATAGCCTTGATATTGGGCCCGAATAACCTGTTTTTTAAAATCTTTTGGGGGTTGTAAGGTTTTTAAAACTTTGATTTTTTCTTTCCTCAAATCCTTTAAATCGTTGGGTAAATCTGTAGCGATAAGGGATAAAACTTGCAAGAGATGGTTTTGAACCATATCCCTTAAAGCCCCGATTTTATCGTAAAATTCGCCTCTTTCTTCCACCCCTAAAGTCTCATACACGCAGATTTCAACCGCACTGATTTGATCCCATAAAATGTTTAAGATAGGGTTATTTAAGCGCAATTCAAGGATATTTTGAACGCCCTTTTTCCCTAAATAATGATCGATTCTAAAGATTTGCTCTTCTTTAAAAAAAGCGCTAATGCTTTGGAAAATCTCTTGACAAGTCTTTAAATCATGCCCTAAAGGTTTTTCTAAAATCAAGCGTGTGTTGGCATGATTGAGCGCGTTTTGGGCCAAATTTTGAGCGGTAGTTGCAAAAAAACTAGGCGAGATAGAAAAGTAGAAGATCAAGGGGTTATTTTTTGTAGCGATTTTACTCAATTCTTCAAAGTCTTTAGGGTTATCCAAACGGACGCGCAAATAACTAATATGGGCTAAAAATTCCTCACCCTTTTCTCTTGAATGCAACTGCGTTTTTTCACAAAGGAGCACTAAAAATTCTTCATTGGATAGCTCCTTACGTCCTGATGCAATAATCCTAGAATCGTTTTTAAAACCATAATGGGTATAAATTTCATAAAGCGAAACAAAGAGCTTTCGCATGGCCAAATCCCCAGTCGCGCCAAAAAGAACCAAATCAAAATCCAGCATCAATAACCCTTTTAGAGTGTTTTTAAGTTATTATTATATATTAAATCTTAATTGAAGGGGTGTTCATGCCTAAGCATTCTTTAGAACAAATCAAAGAAAAAATTACAGAGCGTAGCAAAAAAACCAGAGAGCTTTATTTAGAAAATATCTTTAACCCTAAAAACCAGCCCAAGATTGAGAGCTTGGGTTGTGCGAATATTGCGCATGTTACAGCGAGCATGCCAGAGCATTTAAAAATGCCTTTAGGTTCGCATAAAAGAAAGCATTTTGCGATTATCACGGCTTATAACGACATGCTTTCAGCCCACCAACCTTTTAAAAATTACCCTGACTGGATTAAAAAAGAGTTGCAAGAGCATAACGCTTATGCGAGCGTCGCTAGTGGGGTGCCAGCGATGTGTGATGGTATCACGCAGGGTTATGATGGCATGGAATTGAGCTTATTCAGTAGAGATGTGATCGCTTTAAGCACCGCCGTGGGATTAAGCCATAATGTTTTTGACGGGGCGTTTTTTTTGGGCGTGTGCGATAAAATCGTGCCAGGCTTACTCATAGGAGCGTTAAGCTTTGGGAATTTAGCGAGCGTGTTTGTGCCAAGCGGGCCTATGGTGAGCGGGATAGAAAATTATAAAAAAGCCAAAGCACGCCAGGATTTTGCAATGGGAAAGATCAACAGAGAAGAGCTTTTAAAAGTGGAAATGCAAAGCTATCATGATGTGGGCACTTGCACTTTTTATGGCACGGCTAATTCTAATCAAATGATGATGGAGTTTATGGGGTTGCATGTAGCTAATTCTAGCTTTATCAACCCTAACAATCCCTTACGGAAGGTTTTAGTAGAAGAGAGCGCCAAAAGATTAGCGAGCGGGGAAGTCCTGCCTTTAGCCAAACTCATTGATGAAAAAAGCATTCTTAACGCTCTTATAGGCTTAATGGCAACCGGAGGTTCTACTAACCACACTTTACATTTGATTGCTATCGCTAGATCTTGTGGGGTGATTCTCAATTGGGACGATTTTGACGCTGTTTCTAATCTCATACCCCTTTTAGCTAAAGTCTATCCTAACGGATCGGCGGATGTGAATGCTTTTGAAGCGTGTGGGGGATTAGCGTTTGTCATCAAAGAATTGTTAAAAGAGGGGCTTTTATTTGAAGATGTGCATACCATTATGGATACCAAAACGCAAAAAGGCATGCAAAATTACACCAAAACCCCCTTTTTGGAAAACGGCCAATTGGCGTATAAAGACGCTGTCAATCATAGCTTGAATACGGACATTTTACGCCCTGTTAGCGAGCCTTTTGCCGCTAATGGGGGGCTTAAAATCTTAAAGGGTAATTTAGGGCGGGCCGTGATTAAAATCTCAGCCATTAAAGATGAGCACAGGAAAGTCAAGGCCAGAGCGATTGTTTTTAAAACCCAAAGCGAATTTTTGGAACGCTTTAAAAATAAAGAATTAGAAAGGGACTTTGTGGCTGTCTTGCCTTTCCAAGGGCCTAAGTCTAACGGCATGCCAGAATTGCACAAACTCACCACGAATTTAGGGGCTTTGCAGGATATGGGCTATAAGGTTGCGCTGGTTACGGATGGGCGCATGAGCGGGGCGAGCGGGAAAGTGCCTAGTGCGATCCATTTAAGCCCTGAGGGAGCGTTAAACGGGGCGATCATTAAGATTAAAGATGGCGATTTGATAGAATTAGACGCTCCTAATAACGCTTTGAATGTGCTTGAAAAGGATTTTGAAAAGAGAGGCATCAACCCCTTGTTTTTAGAAACCTTAGAAAATTTAGAGAAGCCTAGTTTTGGGTTGGGTAGGGAATTGTTTACAAGCTTGAGATTGAATGCCAATACCGCTGAAGAGGGCGGCATGAGTTTTGGTATAAAGGTATAAAAATATAAAGGAGATAAAATGCAAGATAAAATAATAGAGATTTTACAAATTAGCCCCATTGTCCCTGTGGTGGTGATTGAGAATATAAAAGACGCTGTGCCTTTAGCGCAAAGCCTGATAGAG
It encodes:
- a CDS encoding glycosyltransferase family 8 protein, translated to MTSYSSHSFKEQDFHIPIAFAFDKNYLIPAGACIYSLLESIAKANKKIRYTLYALVVGLNEEDEAKLHQITEPFKEFATLEVKDIEPFLDTIPNPFDEDFTKRFSKMVLVKYFLADLFPKYSKMVWSDVDVIFCNEFSADFLSIKEDDENYFYGVYDRIYPYEGFFYCNLTYQRKNQFCKKILETMHTQKIDKEPQLTEFCRSKIAPLKIEYCIFPHYYSLSEEHLRGVVNAIYHNTIKQALREPIVIQYDSHPYFQIKPWTYPFGLKADLWLNALAKTPFMSDWSYLITGGGEIGGEKWHYYHSIIAYHYYFPLWKTEEQIAHDAFKTFLNHYSLHIHEIPKNARRRLFKYCISIPLKSLISKTLKILGLHGIVKKILLKLLKKS
- a CDS encoding pyruvate flavodoxin oxidoreductase subunit gamma, whose translation is MFQIRWHARAGQGAITGAKGLADVISKTGKEVQAFASYGSAKRGAAMMAYNRIDDEPILNHERFMQPDYVLVIDPGLVFIENIFANEKEDTTYIITSYLNKEELFEKKPELKTRKVFLVDCLKISMETLKRPIPNTPMLGALMKVSGMLEIGAFKEAFKKVLGKKLTQEVIDANMLAIQRAYEEVQ
- a CDS encoding outer membrane protein, whose protein sequence is MNKTNKTMVKILMGMALLSSLQAAEADLDEKSKKPKFADRNTFYLGVGYQLSAINTSFSTESVDKSYFMTGNGFGVVLGGKFVAKTQAVEHVGFRYGLFYDQTFSSHKSYISTYGLEFSGLWDAFNSQKMFLGLEFGVGIAGATYMPGGAMHGIIAQNLGKENSLFQLLVKVGFRFGFFHNEITFGLKFPFIPNKRTEIVDGLSATTLWHRLPVAYFNYIYNF
- a CDS encoding 2-oxoacid:ferredoxin oxidoreductase subunit alpha; translation: MARSIELQEIEVWDGNTASSNALRQAQIDVIAAYPITPSTPIVQNYGSFKDNGYIDGEFVLVESEHAAMSACVGAAAAGGRVSTATSSQGLALMVEVLYQASGMRLPIVLNLVNRALAAPLNIHGDHSDMYLSRDSGWISLCTCNPQEAYDFTLMAFRIAEHQKVRVPTIVNQDGFLCSHTVQNVRPLSDAVAYQFVGEYQTKHSLLDFDKPVSYGAQAEEEWHYEHKAQLHHAIMSASSVIEEVFNDFAKLTGRQYHLTKTFQLEDAEIAIFALGTTYESAIVAAKEMHKKGIKAGVATIHSLRPFPYERLGQDLKNLKALAILDKSSPAGAMGAMFNEVTSAVYQTQGTKHPVVSNYIYGLGERDMTIAHLCGIFEEINEDALKGTLTHPTQQFVGLHGPKMSFF
- a CDS encoding 4Fe-4S dicluster-binding protein, coding for MKDWNEFEMGAVLFPFEKNAQSEMEKHNDERHYTEQSYFTTSVAHWRVAKPVHNNNICINCFNCWVYCPDAAILSREGKLKGVDYSHCKGCGVCVDVCPTNPKSLWMFEEQIEPATALTQWPQKQEKKKS
- a CDS encoding glycosyltransferase family 8 protein, producing MTSYSSHSFKEQDFHIPIAFAFDKNYLIPAGACIYSLLESIAKANKKIRYTLYALVVGLNEEDEAKLHQITEPFKEFATLEVKDIEPFLDTIPNPFDEDFTKRFSKMVLVKYFLADLFPKYSKMVWSDVDVIFCNEFSADFLSIKEDDENYFYGVLEVEKHHMMEGFLFCHLDYQRKKNFTLRMHDLLKGNEAKGELDFTKWCWPNMKALGIEYCVFPFYYTIKDFSNAYLNENYKKTILEALKNPTIIHYDAWWGAVKPWDYPFGLKADLWLNTLAKTPFMSDYTKKMHTNESFYTTKMAEQHYFSSVKSSKEIVFKAPYLFFKSYLFVVFKERKIHSRVFELTCGLVKKFFNKLIYFGFLMPKALAKRVVSKILRVLGLHGIAKKILIKLKLLKKS